A stretch of the Neodiprion lecontei isolate iyNeoLeco1 chromosome 4, iyNeoLeco1.1, whole genome shotgun sequence genome encodes the following:
- the LOC107220569 gene encoding monocarboxylate transporter 12, translating to MSLPREWSFQESCRMVDRGLGSGPTATASQEAVGPVIDENMNQQNQLGSLFSIHSAPVFDLNNGMPSPKRPGSLLVQVTATSTPLVPPHVSPPETIEDEDNDNLLTISSLTARPLIAKSRELRSSRYRPRAKKPKKVSPPKNPNLIPLDGGYGWVVVFGAFFVQFWVAGLVKSYGVLYVEVMETFRDSSASVASWIPAILSCLCLALAPVTSMLCQKYSCRSVVFVGGLFCALGLTISYFATSLVHLFFTFGVLTGIGGGLSTTPGIVIVSQYFDKHRALANGICVSGTAAGSFVFPLLIERLIANFGFHGTILLLGGCMLHVCVSATLYRPLEDNCVEDHAEKGDEDDEKSEVVKEPLPSKQQKLDLLFANDATTRHNLLNELFHQNGVVAVELTDSDEEKDIMGEALRMKPISKIRSSSILHSVEDLSTDSTCVYKARSSLRSLRSSVPVITQIPVTNNQPLPEEPAKTFAQKITRYIDLSLLKDPQFIMMCLSVSLMSTGSPYMLYYLPAYVHAAGYTKTEAGYLVAISAVLDLCGRLGLGWLSDLQLFDRRKGYIGSIVGAGVAVLAIPMAHSFYVLACSVGMYGLCLGCWFLLVPVLLADQYGTDKISSSYGLVRMFQSVGGISIPPLAGYLRDVTGSYAVCFLCMGTCMVLGGLPMLLVSGEHSKPSTPAGGSVSSKGTVKSSKE from the exons atgtCGCTGCCCAGAGAATGGAGCTTTCAAGAATCGTGTCGTATGGTCGATCGGGGACTCGGGTCAGGGCCGACCGCGACCGCGTCTCAGGAGGCGGTCGGCCCCGTCATCGACGAGAATATGAACCAGCAGAACCAGCTGGGATCCCTCTTTTCGATACACTCGGCCCCGGTCTTCGACCTCAACAACGGGATGCCATCCCCGAAGAGACCCGGGTCCCTCCTCGTCCAGGTCACCGCGACTTCGACGCCGCTGGTACCGCCGCACGTCAGTCCCCCGGAGACGATCGAGGACGAGGACAACGACAACCTCCTGACCATCTCGAGCCTTACCGCGAGGCCCCTGATCGCCAAGTCCAGGGAGCTTCGCTCATCACGGTATCGCCCTCGGGCCAAGAAGCCCAAGAAGGTGTCGCCGCCGAAGAATCCGAACCTTATACCCCTCGACGGTGGATACGGATGGGTTGTCGTCTTTGGGGCCTTCTTCGTTCAGTTCTGGGTCGCGGGACTCGTCAAGTCCTACGGAGTACTCTACGTCGAGGTGATGGAGACCTTCAGGGACTCCTCGGCCTCTGTAGCCTCTTGGATACCGGCGATTCTCTCGTGTCTTTGTCTCGCCTTGG CTCCAGTGACTAGCATGTTGTGCCAAAAGTACAGTTGTCGTTCCGTCGTCTTCGTTGGAGGACTCTTCTGCGCTCTTGGACTAACCATTAGCTACTTTGCCACTAGTCTGGTTCATCTATTCTTCACCTTTGGTGTATTGACTG GCATAGGAGGAGGCCTCTCGACAACCCCGGGAATCGTGATCGTATCTCAGTACTTCGACAAACATCGCGCCCTGGCGAATGGTATCTGCGTATCTGGGACGGCAGCCGGAAGCTTTGTTTTCCCTCTGTTGATCGAGAGGCTTATTGCCAATTTTGGATTCCACGGTACGATACTCCTCCTGGGTGGTTGCATGCTGCACGTGTGCGTCAGCGCGACCCTTTACCGTCCGTTGGAGGACAACTGCGTTGAGGATCACGCTGAGAAAGGGGAcgaagatgatgaaaaatcgGAGGTGGTCAAGGAGCCGTTGCCGTCGAAGCAGCAGAAGCTCGACCTCCTCTTCGCAAACGACGCCACTACTCGGCACAATCTTTTGAACGAACTCTTTCACCAGAACGGAGTGGTGGCCGTAGAACTTACGGACAGCGACGAGGAGAAGGACATCATGGGCGAGGCTCTGAGAATGAAACCGATATCGAAGATCCGTAGCTCCAGCATTCTTCACAGCGTCGAAGACCTGTCGACGGATTCAACGTGCGTTTACAAGGCGAGGTCCTCCCTTCGTTCTCTGAGATCCTCCGTTCCCGTCATCACGCAAATACCAGTAACGAACAATCAACCACTGCCCGAGGAGCCGGCGAAGACTTTCGCCCAGAAAATCACCCGCTACATCGACTTGTCGCTTCTCAAGGATCCTCAATTCATCATGATGTGCTTGTCCGTAAGCTTAATGTCCACCGGTAGTCCTTACATGCTTTACTACTTACCGGCGTACGTACATGCCGCGGGATATACCAAAACGGAAGCTGGATATCTCGTTGCGATATCTGCCGTTCTTGATCTCTGTGGAAGACTCGGATTGGGATGGTTATCCGATTTGCAGCTCTTCGACAGGCGAAAAGGATACATCGGAAG CATTGTGGGTGCCGGAGTTGCAGTCCTCGCCATACCGATGGCCCATTCTTTCTACGTTCTGGCATGTTCAGTTGGGATGTACGGTCTTTGCCTCGGCTGCTGGTTCCTTCTCGTGCCGGTCCTGCTTGCGGACCAGTACGGAACCGATAAGATATCCTCCAGCTACGGTCTCGTTAGGATGTTCCAGAGCGTGGGTGGCATCTCCATTCCACCGCTGGCAG GGTATCTGCGGGACGTAACCGGCAGCTACGCTGTCTGTTTTCTCTGCATGGGGACTTGCATGGTTCTCGGCGGTCTTCCGATGCTTCTCGTTTCCGGTGAACACTCCAAGCCTTCCACACCAGCCGGAGGCTCCGTCAGTAGCAAAGGAACCGTAAAAAGTAGCAAAGAGTAA